In Leptotrichia sp. oral taxon 215 str. W9775, a single genomic region encodes these proteins:
- a CDS encoding amino acid ABC transporter permease produces the protein MQNQLLNYKFMVNSFGKILSALPVTLNIAIVTMIFSLILSFFVALARINKIKVVSKLATVYVSFIRGTPLLVQIYLSYYGIPKVLNHMNARFGWSLNVNNVPIIVFVYVAFILNMSAYMSETFRAAILSVEKGQMEAAISVGMSKWQAMKRIVLPQAFVIALPNFGNSFIGLIKDTSLAFVVSIVELMGKAKIVGAQGLNFFEVYIVVALIYWAVCIIVEKLLAILEKKIRIGG, from the coding sequence ATGCAGAATCAGCTTTTAAATTATAAATTTATGGTAAATTCATTTGGTAAAATACTGAGTGCGTTACCAGTCACTTTGAATATTGCTATTGTAACTATGATTTTTTCTTTAATTTTAAGTTTTTTTGTAGCACTTGCCAGAATAAATAAAATAAAAGTAGTGTCAAAACTGGCAACTGTCTATGTATCATTTATAAGAGGAACTCCTCTTCTGGTACAAATTTACCTGTCATATTATGGGATACCGAAGGTTCTGAATCACATGAATGCTAGATTTGGATGGTCATTAAATGTAAATAATGTTCCAATAATTGTATTTGTTTATGTTGCATTTATTCTAAATATGTCGGCATATATGTCAGAAACTTTCAGGGCTGCAATATTATCAGTAGAAAAAGGACAGATGGAAGCTGCAATTTCAGTAGGAATGAGTAAGTGGCAAGCCATGAAAAGAATTGTTCTGCCACAGGCTTTTGTTATAGCATTGCCTAACTTTGGAAATTCATTTATAGGTCTGATAAAAGATACTTCACTTGCATTTGTAGTATCAATAGTGGAATTAATGGGTAAAGCTAAAATAGTAGGAGCACAGGGGCTTAACTTCTTTGAAGTTTACATAGTTGTAGCATTGATTTACTGGGCAGTGTGTATAATTGTGGAAAAATTACTCGCAATTTTAGAGAAAAAAATAAGGATAGGGGGATAG
- a CDS encoding amino acid ABC transporter ATP-binding protein — protein MLKAENIKLSFGDNEILKGINLEIKEGQVVSIIGPSGSGKSTFLRSLNFLETPNDGEITFDGKKFDVKNISKKDINELRKYTTMVFQNYNLFKNKTALENVIEGLLVVKKMNKEEAVGIGLKMLEKVGLKDKADSYPNQLSGGQQQRVGIARAIAMNPKVILLDEPTSALDPELIGEVLKVIKDMVQEHMTMIIVTHEMQFAREISDYIIFMDNGVIVEEGTPEKVFVNSENERLKSFLKRYSGVNE, from the coding sequence ATGCTTAAAGCTGAAAATATAAAACTGTCCTTTGGAGATAATGAAATATTGAAGGGAATAAACCTTGAAATAAAGGAAGGACAAGTAGTAAGTATTATTGGTCCAAGTGGTTCAGGGAAATCTACTTTTTTAAGAAGTCTAAATTTTCTGGAAACTCCCAATGACGGGGAAATCACATTTGATGGAAAAAAATTTGATGTCAAAAATATATCGAAAAAAGATATAAACGAATTGAGAAAATATACAACAATGGTATTTCAGAACTATAATCTTTTTAAAAATAAGACAGCATTGGAAAATGTAATAGAAGGACTGTTAGTTGTAAAAAAAATGAATAAGGAAGAAGCAGTTGGAATAGGATTGAAAATGCTGGAAAAAGTAGGACTGAAGGATAAAGCGGATTCATACCCTAATCAGCTTTCAGGAGGACAGCAGCAGAGGGTAGGTATAGCAAGAGCCATTGCAATGAATCCAAAAGTAATACTTCTAGATGAGCCAACTTCGGCACTGGATCCTGAACTTATAGGAGAAGTACTTAAGGTTATAAAGGACATGGTTCAGGAACATATGACAATGATTATTGTTACACACGAAATGCAGTTTGCGAGGGAAATATCAGATTATATTATTTTTATGGATAATGGTGTGATAGTGGAGGAAGGAACACCGGAAAAAGTTTTTGTAAATTCTGAAAATGAGAGATTGAAAAGCTTTTTAAAAAGATATTCCGGTGTTAATGAATAA